A stretch of DNA from Phenylobacterium koreense:
ACGCCGCCGTGGCCGTAATCGCCGAGAAGGGCCCAGACGCCTGCTCGATCGAGGACTTCGTGGCCGCCGCGGGCGTCTCTCGCGGCACGTTCTACAATTACTATCCGACCACCGAGGACCTGCTGCGCGCGGTCCAGATCAAGGTCGGCGGCGAGCTTTCGGCGGTGCTCGACAAGCGCCTGCCCCTGTCCTTGCCCCCATCGAACCGGCTGGCGACGCGGATGCACAGTCACATGCTCTCGGTGACCCGCGACCCGGTCTGGGGCTGGGTGATGATGCGGCTGGACGGCTCGCGTCTGGCGCGCGTACCGGTCATCCAGACCGACCTCGACCGCATCTATCAGGACGGGCTGAGCAAAGGAGAGTTCCGCGAGTTGGACCCGTCGGCCGTTCGCACCCTGGTCTTCGGCGCCAGCCGCATGGTCCAGCGCGACATACTGATGGGCCTGACCGCCCCGGCGCACGCCGAGCAGGTGGTCGCTCTGGTGCTCACGGCCTTGGGCGTCACGTACGAGGAAGCGCTAAAGACCAGCGCGGAGGCCGCCGCCCTGGCGCTGGAAATCCACGACGCGGCCTGACGTCACATTACAACCGCGTCATGTGACGCCGCCGCGGCGTGACCTTAAGGTCGCGCACCTGACCCCGAACCCATCCTGGAGCTCTCATGCAACGGCGCACGTTCCTGGCCGCCTCCGGCGCGCTCGCCGCCGCCTCGTCCCTGCCGGCCGCCGCACTCGCGCAGGCGGCCGGCAACGCCCTCACCGCCACCTGGACCGGTCCCCACGGCGGCGTGCCGGCATTCGACAAGGTGAGGGTGGCCGACTTCATGCCGGCCTTCGACCTTGCCATGAAGACCGAGCGCGCGGAGATCGACGCCATCGCCGGCGCCTCCGCCGCGCCGAACTTCGACAACACCATCGCCGCGCTCGAGCGGTCGGGTTCCATGATCGAGCGGGTGGGAACCTATGCGGGCGTCTGGGGCTCCACCCTCTCGACCCCCGAGTTCCGGACCATCGAGAAGGAGCTGTCACCCAAGCTCTCGGCGCATGACGACGAGACCCTGCAGGACGAGAAGCTCTTCAAGCGCATCGAGGCGGTCTATGAGGGCCGCTCGGTCCTGACGCCCGAGCAGCAGCGCCTGACCTGGCTCTACTGGAACCGGTTCGTGCGCGCCGGCGCCCGACTGACGCCCGAGGCCAAGACGCGGGTGGCCGCGATCAACCAGGAACTGGCCAGCCTGTTCACCAGCTTCAGCCAGAACCTGCTGGCCGACGAGACGGACTATGTCCTCTACCTGCGCACCGAGAGCGAGCTGGCGGGGCTGCCAAACGACGTGCGCGCGGCCGCAGCGACCGCCGCCGAGGAGCGCGGCCACAAGGGCGAATGGGCGGTCCTCAACACCCGCTCGTCGATGGAGCCGTTCCTCACCTATTCCAACCGGCGCGACCTGCGCGAGAAGGTCTGGCGCACCTACTACAACCGCGGCGACAACGGCGACGCCCACGACAACAACGGCATCATCCAGAAGATCCTGAAGCTGCGCTTCGAGCGCGCCGAGCTTCTCGGCTACCCGACCCACGCCCACTGGCGGCTCGCCGACGCCATGGCCAAGACCCCCGACGCGGCCATGGAGTTGATGATGCGGGTCTGGCCGTCGGCCATCGCGCGAGTGAAGGAAGAGGTCGCTGAGATGCAGGCGATCGCCGACAAGGAGCGGGCCGGCATCCGCATTGAGCCCTGGGACTATCGCTATTACGCCGAGAAGGTCCGGGCCGCCCGCTACGACCTCGATATGAACGAGATC
This window harbors:
- a CDS encoding M3 family metallopeptidase; amino-acid sequence: MQRRTFLAASGALAAASSLPAAALAQAAGNALTATWTGPHGGVPAFDKVRVADFMPAFDLAMKTERAEIDAIAGASAAPNFDNTIAALERSGSMIERVGTYAGVWGSTLSTPEFRTIEKELSPKLSAHDDETLQDEKLFKRIEAVYEGRSVLTPEQQRLTWLYWNRFVRAGARLTPEAKTRVAAINQELASLFTSFSQNLLADETDYVLYLRTESELAGLPNDVRAAAATAAEERGHKGEWAVLNTRSSMEPFLTYSNRRDLREKVWRTYYNRGDNGDAHDNNGIIQKILKLRFERAELLGYPTHAHWRLADAMAKTPDAAMELMMRVWPSAIARVKEEVAEMQAIADKERAGIRIEPWDYRYYAEKVRAARYDLDMNEIKPYMQLEKLREGMFWAAGQVYGFEFVPVTDVPVAHPDIRVWEVRRGGQHQGLWYFDPYARPGKRSGAWMNAYRRQQKFDGPVTIIVSNNANFVKGAPGVPILISWDDAETMFHEFGHAIHGLNSAVNYPSLSGTAVPRDYVEFPSQINEHWLPTKEVLSRFALHHQTGQAIPQALVDKLENASTFRQGFDVTEYLSSALIDMKLHLAGGADIDPDAFERDELAKLDMPSELVMRHRTPQFGHVFSSDGYSAGYYSYLWSETLALDVVDAFQRSPGGMYDKDMAKRLHDNVMSVGNSIDPAVGYRTLMGRDVDVRAYLRDKGFPVA
- a CDS encoding TetR/AcrR family transcriptional regulator, translated to MLDAAVAVIAEKGPDACSIEDFVAAAGVSRGTFYNYYPTTEDLLRAVQIKVGGELSAVLDKRLPLSLPPSNRLATRMHSHMLSVTRDPVWGWVMMRLDGSRLARVPVIQTDLDRIYQDGLSKGEFRELDPSAVRTLVFGASRMVQRDILMGLTAPAHAEQVVALVLTALGVTYEEALKTSAEAAALALEIHDAA